The following proteins are encoded in a genomic region of Synechococcus sp. ROS8604:
- the gloA gene encoding lactoylglutathione lyase, whose amino-acid sequence MRMLHTMLRVGDLEKSIRFYTEVLGMQLLRRKDYPSGRFTLAFVGYGDERDNTVLELTHNWDTQEYSLGDGYGHIALGLDDIDTACTAIAEKGGRIVREPGPMKHGNTVIAFVEDPDGYKVELIQLSSRSDAA is encoded by the coding sequence ATGCGCATGCTTCACACCATGCTCAGGGTGGGCGATTTGGAGAAATCAATCCGTTTCTACACCGAGGTGTTGGGGATGCAGCTTCTGCGTCGGAAGGACTATCCCTCCGGTCGCTTCACGCTTGCGTTTGTGGGATACGGGGATGAGCGCGACAACACCGTTCTTGAGCTCACCCATAACTGGGATACGCAGGAATACTCCCTTGGGGATGGCTATGGCCACATCGCCCTTGGTCTCGATGACATTGATACCGCGTGCACTGCGATTGCAGAAAAAGGTGGGCGGATTGTCCGTGAGCCAGGTCCGATGAAACATGGCAACACTGTGATTGCGTTTGTGGAGGATCCAGATGGTTACAAGGTGGAGCTCATTCAGCTGTCCTCCCGATCAGACGCGGCCTAA